Part of the Brevibacillus brevis genome is shown below.
CAGGAGCCCTACAACAACTTCACCGTTTTGCGGGCCAAATTCGACCAGTGGTTCGCAGACAAGGCGGTGCAGGCAGGGGCGCTGCTGCTCAACGAGACCGTGGCGCTGGAGTGCATCGTCGAAAATGGAAAGGTAGCGGGAATTCGTACGGACCGCCCCGACGGAGATGTGTACGCGGACGTAGTCGTCTTGGCTGACGGTGTCAATTCCCTCCTCGCCAAGTCCCTCGGCTTCCACAAGGAATTCCGCCCGGATGAAGTGGCGCTCGCCGTCATGGAGGTCCTCAAGCTCGATCGGAAAATCATCGAGGACCGCTTCAATCTGGAGGGCGATCACGGCTGTACGATCGAAATCTTCGGAGACTCGACGAAGGGAATTCTGGGCACCGCCTGGCTCTATACAAACAAGGACAGTCTCAACATCGGGGTGGGGACCATGCTCTCCGGGCTGATCAAGCACAAGATCAAACCGTACGAGCTGCTGGACTACGTGAAGAATCATCCCATGATCCGCCCCTATCTCCAAGGCTGCGAACAGCAGGAATACTTGGCGCATTTGATCCCCGAGGGCGGCTACCGCTCCATGCCCAAGATCGTTGGAAATGGGGTCCTCGTCGTAGGAGATGCCGCACAACTGGTCAATGCCATTCACCGTGAGGGCTCCAATATGGCGATGGCTTCCGGTGTGATGGCCGCCGAGACGATTCTGAAAGCCAAAGAGGCGGGAGATTATTCCGTGCATGCACTTGATTCGTACCGTGTGAATCTGCTGAACAGCTTTGTCGGGCAAGACTTGAAAAAGTACCAGGACGCGACGCACCACTTCGAAAAATTCCCGCAGTATTTTGAACAGTACATCCCGATGATGAACAGGGCGGCCAGCCAAATGTTCACGGTGGACGGCACATCCAAGTGGAGCAAGCAGAAAAAAATCTGGAGCGAGCTCGGTTCGGCCAAAGACAAATGGAAAATGGCTCGCGATCTGATGAACGCGTGGAGGGTGATGAAGTGATGGAAAACCTGCCCAAAGGCCAGTCGATCGAAGAGAAGCAGTATTTGGTTCGATTCAAGGCAGACACGCAGTCTCATCTGCATGTGCTAAGCGCCGACGTATGTGCGACCCAGTGCCCCGATAAGCTATGTACCATTTTTTGTCCGGCGGAAGTATACAAATGGGAAGAGGTGCGGATGCATGTGGGATACGAAGGATGCCACGAATGCGGAAGCTGCCGGATCGGCTGCCCCTATGAAAATATCAAGTGGGAGTATCCAAAAGGCGGTCACGGGATTATTTTCAGACTCGGGTAATGGGCGGGGAGCCGGCATGATCAAGGAAGGAGACAAGGTCGTGTATCTGAAGGACGGTGTGCGCGGAATTGTCATACGTGTCGAGGAGGACCGTTGCCACGTCTTGTGGGAGGACGAATTTGCAAGTTGGGAGAAAATGGAGCTGCTGCTTCTCGATCGTTGAAACGAAGAAAGAACAGCGGGAGGAGTTCCCCCGCTGTTCTCGTATCATGGGGTTTTACCTGAGCTCGAAGCGAAGCGGGAATGCCCGCCCGCCACAGATCCGATAACAACCGAGTGATGGCTGTGGTGAGGAAAGGGATACGATGAGGTAAGCCGCCTCCGGGTAGTACGCATACGCGATATCCTCGGGGGATGGAACGGGAGGAGCGGTAGGGTGGGAGTGGTAGATGCCCACCAGAGACTCCCCCTTCAACGCCATTTTTTGCAGGACCTTCTGGATTTGACGAGAGTCCATGGCAAACGCTACCGGACTCTTTTCGACGTTTTCCATCCGCCAGATTGTCTCTGCGCATCCGCTTCTGCCCGAAAGCAGTCCGCATGCCTCTGTAGGGCGTTCTTCCACACAGTGTCTGATCATTTCATGCCAGACCGTTCGGGACATGGCGAAAGATGCTTCACCAACATTAGCCTTGCCAGCGGCGACCGCAGCATCCCCCTGTAGGTTTCGACTGAACGTACGGCTTGACGTTGTGAACGGGGCCGGATTTCGGAAGTGGGGTAAGGGGTCTCGCCATTTGTGGTTGCTGCACCGGCCTACCGGGCATTTGCGGACGGTATACCGGCATTTGCTGACGTTGTTGGTAAAGAGCGCGGAGTTGTTCAGGTGTCATGATTTTCACTCCCTTTCTGTACTGTACTATGTTCTATTCAATGCAGGGCTGCATGGTAACGGCATTTGCACATCGGAAGCAGTTCACTTGAACGGATTGATCGGGTTGCCTTGGTTCGCATATGGCGGAAGGGGGAAATTCGACGGAAGAGTGGACTGGATCCGCGTCGGCGACTGTTGGCTCGGCTGTACCGGGATCGAAGTGCTTTGCGTAGAGAGCGTATTGGGCAATTGGCTCAGCATCTTGTTGGCCCTGGCTTCTTTTTGCGTGAAGTCCTTGATCGCCTGCTTGTATTTTTCTTCCTTGGCCTGAAGTTCCTTCACCAATTGCTTTAGCCCATCTACCGTCTTTTTCAGGACATTTTCTTCGGCGGTTACCTGCTCGAGCTCTTTCTCCTTGGCTTGCAGCTTTTGTTGGTATTCTCGCTGGGCAGCGTCCGCATGGGACAAGATTTGCTGCGCTTTTTCCTGAGCCGCTACGGATTGGGCAAGCTGTTCTTTTGTCAGATGGAGCTGCTTCTCATATTCGTCGGCCTTGTTTTGCGCGGCAAGCAGCAGCTCCTCATATTCGTTGGCCTTATGTTGGGTGTCATGCAGCAGCTTCGTAAATTCTTCGACCGTATCCTGAGCGGAAATCAGCTGCTTTTCAAATTGATCGGCTTTTTGATGAGCAGCCCGGAGCTGCTCCTCATACTCGGAGACCTTCTCTTGAGTAGCAAACAGCTGCTTTTCAAATTCATCGGTTTTTTGATGAGCAGCCTGGAGCTGCTCCTCATACTCGGCGACCTTCTCTTGAGCGGCAAGCAGCAGCTTTTCAAATTCATCAGCTTTACGTTGAGCAGCCACGAGTTGCTCTTCATACTCAGCGGCTTTCTCTTGACCGACTTGCAGCTGCTTCTCGAGTGCTTCCACCTGAGCTTGCGCAGCTTGCAGCAGCTTTTCGCGTTCGTCGGCCTTGTCATGGGCAGACTGCAGCTGCTTTTCGTAATCATCGGCTTTGTCCTGAGTGGTCTGCAGCAGCTGGGCGAGCTCCTCGATCTGGTCCTGTGCTGCTTGGAGGCTCAAGGCGTGCTGCTCGGTGCTTTCCTGCTGGGAATGGCGAACTTCGGCCAGTTCCTGCTCTTTTTGCTCCAAAGCATCTTTCCACTCTTGCGCCCGTTGTTCCCACGCGGCTCTCGCTTCTTCCAATTGCTGATGCTCGTGGAGCAGTTGTGCTTCCCGCTGGCCTGCCGAGGAGATTTGATGCTGCGCAAGCTCCAGCTTCTCGGTCCACTGGCGTACGCTTTCCTGCAGCTGTTGAATCGCATGCTCCTGGTCAGCTACCACCTGGATGAGCTGGGACTCTTTGCGTTTGGCCCCTTCCAGCTGCTGCTCAACGGCAGCCAGCCATTGTTCGTCTACCTGCGGCTCCTGCTCCAGCTGATTTTGCAGGGCAATGACTGTTTCCTGCACAGTGGCTTCCTTTTGCCGGGATTCTTCGAGCTGCTGACGGAGCGATTCCAAGGCTTGATGGAGGGCCGCTTCCTGCTCTTGGTACCCGGCGATTCTCTCGTCCTTATGGCCATTTTCCCGTTCGGCCTCGGCCGCTTTGTGGGCGTATTGCGCTACTTCCTGTTCCAACTCCTGAAGCTTTTGCTTCCAGTGGGCTTCTGCCGCTTCCTGGCGGGCCAGCCATTCTTCCTGCAGCGTGTGAAGAGCGCCATCATCCGCCTGCTCGGAACGCTTCGCCTCGAGCAATTCTCCTCTCAGCTCTTCGGCTTCTTGCCTCCATTTGGCTTCGCGTTCCTTGTAGGCGGAAATGGTCTGTTCCCGTTGCTGCAGCAATGCTTGATGCTTCTCGATCGCTTCTTTCATCTGGGTGAGCTGCTGCTGAGCTGTCTCCCAGTTTTCCTGCCACTCCCGCTCTCTTTCCCGAAGCGCCAAAACAGCTTCCTCGTAATCCTGTACAGCGTTTTGACGGAGATTTTCTCTCTGGCGCAGCGTTTCGAGCTCCTCCTGAAGCTGTTGAATGACCAGACTGTATTGGGCGGCTTTTTCTTCGTAGTAGTACGCTTGTTTTTTCAACAGCAGCAATTTCTCGTTACCGGTTTTCCCTTTTCCGCTCGTGCTGGTGCTGGAGGTCTTTTTTTTGAGCACGTGTTGTCCTCCTTTTTTCGTGTAGGTATCCTCTATAGTCATATGTAACGGGTGGGGATTGGTGCCTGTATTCGCAGCGGCGCGACATGGATAAAAAGAAAGACGGGAGAAGCTGCAGTCTTCTCCCGCCAGATATGGAAATACGGTATTCGTTTACCATTACGGAGTGGTGATGACGATATCCCCGAAGGTGACGCAGTCTGCCACCAGCAATTGTTCGTCTGGAACGACGGTGACGGTTGCGGAGAAGACGAGTACGCCGGCAGGATCTGTCAGGGTGAAGAGGATGACGTCTGGCAGACCGAGGCCCGTTTCGGCTACTGTCAGCGAGTAAGTCAGCGTGTCTTGTGTGCCGGTAGCGGTGAACGTTCTCACACCTGTACCGGTTACCGTGAGTCCTGTCACGATAGCGATACCTGGCAGGACCGTTATGCAAGTAGGCGAGCTGATGGATGTCGGCGAGAAGCTGAAGCTTTGGTCGCCAGGCAGTGCATCAGGCAAGATATTGTCAAAGAAGTTAAAGGTAAACGAGCTGCTGGATGGATCGCAAACCGGACAAATATCTGCGATAAGCTGAATGGTACCGACTGCAGCCACGAGCGGAACACCGATGCTTACGCCCACGCTAGGCACAAGCGCGTTGACAGATGCCTGGCAATCGCAGTTCGCAACTGGGAAGATCGGCGGGCATTGTGGCGGGAACACGAACGGCGGGCAGCGGAAGGAAGGCGTCGGAGATGGGACAGGAATGTTGTTGGGACGAGGCGAGCAGAATTTGGCCAGGACTTCCAGTTTGACTTCCGCTTCGACTTGAACCTCTACGCACACAATGACGTCGAGCTGTACCATGCCACCCAGGAGGACGTTTCCGACCGGGTTGCACTCGAGCGCGCTGATGCGGCAGACGACGTTGTTTTCATCGAGTGGCTCAGGCAGGCACAGGACGACTTCCTGATCGAACTGGACGGTGGTCGTAAATTCGCACAGCGGCGTACCGTCGGCGAAGACGCGGACGAGTACAGTTGCGCCGAATACGAACCGGACGACACCGACGCGAACCGTGGTACCACCGACAACGATACTCTCGCGGCGAATGCTTACGACGTTGCAGGTAGGACCGGGTGCAACCGGCTCCACGCAGGAGATGGTGATTTCTTGGCCGGCACGAATCGCTGCGTCTACCAGAGCTCGACAATCGTCGGGAAGGGCGACCTTATTCCGGTAGCTATTGGCGAGAACGACCCAGTCATACACCTTGTTGACGCGAATGCACTCCGGCTGCAAATTGTTCGGGATCGGCGGAGTAGCGGTTGGCGTCGGTGTAGGGAGCTGGCGACCCTTAATGGGCTTCACTTGATTCACCGTATGAATCCTTCCTTTCCTAGGGGATTTGCTTTGCAGTTACATACTATGTGGGCAACGGTAAATTTGCTTGTCAACGAATGCCCATTTTTAGGTAGATGCAACGTTAAAACGGAATACGGAACTTTTGGAAGAACCAGTTGTCGTCATATTTTCGCTGGGCGAGGTAGCGCATGCGCTGAGCGGCGGCCCCGTGGGTCAGGACGTCGTCGTCGATGTCTGAGGCTTTCGCGTACACAATCAGTTTCTTGCAAGCTTCGATGCGCGGTTCGCTGAAGTGGCTGTAAGCCATCCGCAGCATGTTGTAGTAGACGTGCTCGTGAACGACGGTGTAAGGATGAGACTGTCGGAACAGGTGCAGGATTTTGACCGAAGGCTGGACCATGCACGTATACCCGAAGAGCCACATCTTGATGGAAAACTCGATATCCTCGAATCCCCAGACGCGAAATCCGCGATCAAATCCCCCGACCTTGCGAAAAACATCTTTGGATACGACAAAACAGCCGCCGGGCAAGACGGCGACCGGCGATGGCTGGTGAGGATTCGGATTCCAGACGACGCCGAGGCGATGGTCGAGTGACTGACCGTATCCGATCTTGTGCGGTTCCGTCAGGGAAGCGATGCCGGGAGCCACGCCGTCTGCCTTCTTGGTGAGAATCAGGTCCATTAACCGATCGATCCAGAAGTTCTCGAACGTCAAATGAGCATCGCAGAAGACGAGGTAGGATCCCTTCGCATGATCGGCTCCGAGATTGCGGGCTGCCGCCGCGCCGATCCCTTCGGTGGTAATGAGTTGGATTTGCGGAGACGGCTGCTGGGTGAGGAAATAGCAACAGTTATCCGTCGAAGCATCGTCGACCACGATGACTTCGTAAGAATGATTGGTCCGGCAGTTAAAAAGGGAGGTGATGGTGGCACGCACGTTGTCTCCCTCGTTTTTTACGGGAATGATGATGGAGACCAGCGGCGTATGCTGGACGGACATTTGACCACTCCTTTCTCCCTGCCATGGTATGCGTGAGGCCATTTGGTGGAACGCCCAGAGGGAAAATTGCAATCCGGCGTTTCACTCTTGGGAATAGGCATTCATACAATAAGGCGGGCGAGTATCGACAGAGTCGTGAAGGAGTGACAGGGATGGACGTCGAGGTTTACTATGGCGGGCAGCGTGGCGGCGTGATGCCGTATACGGCTCTGCCTGCGTTTCGTCTGTTTTGCAAGCAAAACGGGTTCCAGCTGAAGTGGGACCCCAAAGAGAGACGGGTTGATCTGGACTCGGGGCTGAAGGGGAGAGTGTGTGTCCTCTATGCGGGAGCGGTCTCGGATGGTTCCGTACACGAGAGGGAAATTGCGGAAAAAGTGCAGCGTTTTGTTTCGGATTACGGGTTGGAGGTCGTCTTCGGCCGCAAAGGAGACGCTGCCTCGAGGGAAGCCGATGTCGCCATTCGCATCAGCGTCAAGGAGATGCGCACACTGGAAAAGCCGAAAATCGTGTTGCATCAGCCCGACGACCGTCGAGAGCTGGCGAGGTCCCTGCAATCAGAGCTGAGACAGACGGGAATGGCTTGCCTTCTCAAAGGGAGCAAACCGGCAAAGCTTTCCGGTACGGCCGTTCACATGCAGCTGCAAATCCCGCAATTTACGGAAATATATAAGCGAAAAGCGTACGTGGAGAAGGTTGCGTTTTATTTGGCGTCCGGTATCCTGAGCTACTTCCAGGAAGATCAACGCATTTTGCCTTTCGCCTATTTGCCGCCGAACTTGATTAAATTGTTCTTTGACAGTGTCTTGCAGGGCCAGCCGCATTTTGCCTCGCTGGTGCCGGCAGAACGGCAGATGGATGAGGCGGATCTGTTGGAAGAAGCCGAAAGCATCCAGGAAGCTCCGAATGAGCCGGCTCGGGTATATATACGGATGGAAGAGGAAGAGGATGAAGATGAGGACGAGGACGATTGGGTGGAATGGAAAGAAAGAGAGGGAGGTACGTACCAGAAATCAAGCACGAATGGGGATGACATAGAAAATCAGGTGGAGCCTGATCGACTGGAAGCAGTGGAGCCTGATGAAATGGCTACAGAGGCAGAAGCGGACCAGCACATTGAAGTGGACGCGGAGGCTGACGGAATCACCCAGGTCCAAGCAGATACGCAGGTCGAGGAGGAAATTGTTGGTAAAGCAGCCGCACAGGTCCAAACAGACATGGTCGCGGAAGCCGGCGAGCAGGTCGTGGCAGAAATGGGGTCTGAAGCAGCCGCACAGTCTGATTCTGTCGACTTTGCCGTAGATGACGATTCAGAGAATGCCGGCGACGAGGGACGGGATGTATTTCTTGACGACCAGGCCGAAGAGCTGATGGAGGAAGATTTGGTGCTGACCATTCACGGCCACCAGCCAACACCCGAGCAAGTGGAAGAAGCCGCTGCTTCCGTGGCAGAACAAGGAGTACATCTGGCTGACCCGGTCCTGGAAGAAGCAAGGGTAGAGGCAGAGGTGTTTTTTGATTACACCTTGATCCACACGGACTCTGAGGAAAGGCCCTATCTCTTGATCGGCACGTTGCAGGTGAAAAATACGGGGACCGAGGCTCTTTACAATCCGATCGTCTGCCTGAAAGTCAATCCGTTCGACTCGATCAAGATGGGAGGACAGATCCTTCCGCCCAAGTTCGTGGACACGATGGCCGTCCAAGGATCGAATGGCATGCTCGGATGGAGGTATCTCCACGACGATTGGTTCGCGCAGGCACGGGAGCGAGGAGAGTACTGGATCGCGCCGATTCAGCCCGTCCAAATCGAACCGAAGGCGACGGAGTCGTTTCAAAACTTCCAGATATCCTTTCTCAAGCAGGCTGCCGGACAGTCTGTCATTGTCGAGGGGATGGTGCTTTGCAACGACCAGGAGGCCCATTTTTTCGCCAACAACCGGATTGCCATCACGTTCTGAATGAGAAAAAGCCCACCATTTCCTTACGGGATGGTGGGCGCAACTGATTACTTTTTCAGGAACATTTGCACGAACGTTTTTCCGTATGGGCCGCCATTCACGACAGCGATCCCGACGTAATCGTAGGTGCCGCTCAAAATATTGGCTTTGTGCCCCGAAGAGTTCATAAACATCTGATGGGCGCCGCTGACCGTCGGGTTCTGGGCGATGTTTTCAGCGGCCGCGATGTAGCCTATGCCGAACGTATCCATCATCTGGAACGGAGAGCCGTACGTGGGAGACGTGTGGCTGAAGTAGCCCTTGTCTACCATCTCTTGTGCTTTCACTCGTGCGACTTTCGTCAGCTGCAGGTCCACTTGGTAGGGAGCAAGCCCGCGACTCGCACGCTCCTGGTTCACCAGCTGCACCATCTCTTTTTCATCCGCCGTCAATTCGGACGGCAGGGGAACTTGCGCGTTGGAATTTTGGCCGGAGCCGGAGTTTTGGGAAGAATGGTTATTGTTGTTGCTGGTGTTATTGTTGTTATTTTGCGAAGGAGCGGAAGGCTGCGACGGATTGGCGTCCGGTTTGTGGTTCTTGTACTGGTCCGCGATCGTGCTGTAGGTCTTCGCGTCTGCTTCTCCTGTCAGCGTCTGTTTGTTGCGGGATTGGAACAGCATGACGGCAAACCGGGTCGACTCGTCGTAGGTGCCGGTCGCAGTCACCTTGTAGCCAAGCGTGGCGAGCATTTTTTGCAATTCTTTGACGCGATCGCCTGTAGAGCCCAGTTTGAGGGTAGCAGTTTGATCAGGAGTGCTCGGTTTTGCGGGAGAAGTCGGCTTGGTATCCGGCTTTTGAGGCTTTTGGGCCGCGTTGTAAACCTGCTTGAGCTTGTTGTACGTGGTCAGATTGACGACGCCCGTCTGCCGGAGCTTGTATTTCTTCTGAAATTTCTTGACGTTGTACGCCGTGTAGCTGTTGTACAGCTTGTCCACTTTCAGCTTGTAGTCGAATTTCAAAGCGTCGAGCATCTTTTCGACTTCCAGGACTTTCGAATGGTTCATTCCTTTTTTCAGAGGAGTGAACGTCGCGGCTTTTGCATGTGCTTGTTGTCCGATCATGGTGAAGGAGACGGACAGAGAAAGGATTGCTGCAATCTTCGTAAAGTTGCGATTCATGTCATCACGCCTTTCGCTGGTTTGTCGTGTCCAATGGTAACAAACTGGCGCAAAGGCCGGAAAGTGAAAATTACTGGAAAGGGATGGAGAGAGATGTACGACATCTCCTGGATCGACTTGACCATACTCGTGCTGGCCAGCTTCCGTCTCACCCATCTGATCGTATTTGACGAGATCACATCGTTTCTGCGCGACCCCTTTATTTCCGTGACCTTCGAGATGGATGCAGCCGGGGGGATGACACGCCAGCTGACATTCAAAGGGGGGCCGATTCGCCAGTGGATCGGCCAGCTGCTCAGCTGCTACTGGTGCGTCGGCATTTGGGCAGCGCTCTTCATCGTTCTGCTTTATTTTTATGTACCGGCCGCGTATCCCTTCCTGCTCCTGCTCGCAATCGCGGGAGCGGCGGCCGTGATCGAAACCAGGCTGTACATGGGGTAAGGTCAGTTGCGGAACGCCCGGTAGACGATCGTCTCTTCGTGCGTCAGCGGAATGAGGTCTTCCGCCATATAACCGCCGACCGGCTTGTTTTCCACTTGAGGGAGAGCCGGTGCTCCGACGCTGGTCGAAGAGATGTCGATGCGATGTGTCAGGCTGCGCGGATCCAGCGGGATCTCCAGGGCGAAAAGCGCTCTAGTGACGGTGAAGCGCTTGGCCAGCGCGCCGTTCACAAGCGCGGTCAAGGTAAAAGGCTTGGGCAGCTGCATCGGGACGCCGGGGATCTTGCCCTTTACCAACAAAATCTGGGCGGGTGCGTCAGGGTCGGACTCCATCGTGGCTCGCAGGATCGGAGGCGCCCACATGTCCACATATCGATTCATTCCGGTGATTCTCGTGGAATTCGATCGAAGCGTCTTCAGCTGCCTGAGCAAATCAGTCACGGCCATTCCCCGGTAGTGGGGGAGGTAGGATACCCAGCCCGGCGGTATGGCCGAGTAGTGCTTGGCCAGTGATTTCAATACTTCCGGCACACCGACGGAATGCCATTGGGTCGCGGATTTGCATGCGCCGTGTATGCGGGCGTTGGCCAAATACTCCCCTACAAACCCAATCGGATACGCTTTGGCAATTCGCATCCACAGCTCGTAATCCATGCAAAACTGGAGCTTTTCATTGACGCCGCCCATCTGCCGGAACACGTGGGTGCGTATGAAAGCGGACGGCTGGCAGATGACGCAGGACTGGAACAGTTTTTTCGCGTCAGCCTTTTCCGACGGATACGTGCTGTAGGCCTGGCCCGCCTCATCCGTGACCCGGCCCAGTCCATGAATCATTCCGCAGGCGGGCTGCTGCTGAAAGGCATGCACAGCCTTGCGGATCGCGCCAGGCAAATACGTGTCATCCGAGTTCAGCCAGCCGATGATTTCCCCTTGGGCCATAGCGAGCCCCTTGTTGATCGCGTGTGATTGTCCGTTGTCCGGCTCGGAAACAAAGCGGAAACGGGGGTCTCTTTGCGCGTATTCCTGCAAAATGGAGAGAGTCTGATCGGTGGAGCCTCCATCCACGACGATGTGTTCGAGGTGCGGATAGTCTTGGCTCAAGACGCTATCTATCGTATCGCGGATGAACTTTCCCTGGTTGTAGGAGGGGGTAATGACAGATACAAGTGGCAGCGGTGACAGTGGCAGTGACAACAGAAACACTCCCTTGCGCGAAATCTATGGTACGTGTACATGAAGCGTGCTACGAGCAGTTTATGTCCAAGAGCTCCATTCCGCATCCGGACGGCTGCCCGATTATTTGTTGCAGGCTGCATTTCCGCATAGAAAAACAGGTGCCTCCGGCAGCTTGCGCCGGCTTTGCACCTGTTTTTTTGCCGGTTAAAGGTAGTCCGGCACCAGACCCGGGTTGCGAAACACCCTGATCAATTCCGCATACGCTTTCTGGTCGATCGCGCTTCCTGGAATTGCCCGGGCCACCAGACTGACACGGCCTGCGTCGTAATGGCTCCGTTTGCCGGACGGGATGGTCCGGATCGACTCGGGTATCGGTTCGAACAAGGTACCTCGGAGCATTTCGATCAAGCACGGAACGGTGGGCAGCCACCAGGTCGTGTCGTCGGGGTAGATACGGTCCATTTTTCCAGGAGGACCGTTGTACACCATCATCGATTGGTTCATGTCGAGAATGCAAGCGGTCTCGAGCAGCAAATGACCGCCCGTTTTCAAGACGCTCCTGCTCTGGGACAGCGTCCAGAGCGGGTCGCGAAGATGGTAGAGCAGCCCGAGATGCTGCACGATGTCAAATTTGTTGTGGTAGATTTGCTGTGGAAAAGGAAGACCGTTTGTAAAGTCGTCCATCAAGAGGACCTGCAGCCCTTCCCAAAGCTTGTAAGGAGTAATGTTGTAGAGCGGCAGGACTTTGCTTTCCAAAATTTGTTTACAAAACTCAAAGTTCTGGTACAGTGGCTGCATGCAGTCTGTGGCCACGACCAAGCTGGCGCCGAGCTGCTCGGCTTCGAACGACCACATGCCGTCGAAACTGGCGAGGTCCAGAACTCGTTTGCCTGCATAGGACAGATACGACCTGGATTGGCGAGTCATGTTCCACAAGTCGGTCAGCTGCTCGATCCCGGGCGTGACGATGCCGGGCCGAAGCGTGATTTTATGATACCAGGCCCGTTTTTGTATCTCGGCGACAATTTCATCATTCGTCCAGTGCCTTCCCATCACGGTTTTCCCCCCTTGTTTCACGTCCATATTCCCTGGTTCTTTTTTGCTGGAACGGAATATTTACTTGCCGTATACCATATGTACAAGACATCTGGGTTGAACCGGTATAGAAACATTATTTTTGTCTCAAACAGGGAATTTGCGCGATTT
Proteins encoded:
- a CDS encoding glycosyltransferase, whose amino-acid sequence is MSVQHTPLVSIIIPVKNEGDNVRATITSLFNCRTNHSYEVIVVDDASTDNCCYFLTQQPSPQIQLITTEGIGAAAARNLGADHAKGSYLVFCDAHLTFENFWIDRLMDLILTKKADGVAPGIASLTEPHKIGYGQSLDHRLGVVWNPNPHQPSPVAVLPGGCFVVSKDVFRKVGGFDRGFRVWGFEDIEFSIKMWLFGYTCMVQPSVKILHLFRQSHPYTVVHEHVYYNMLRMAYSHFSEPRIEACKKLIVYAKASDIDDDVLTHGAAAQRMRYLAQRKYDDNWFFQKFRIPF
- a CDS encoding FAD-dependent oxidoreductase — protein: MAEKFDVIVVGAGPAGTACAYTLAKAGVNVLLMERGEYPGSKNVMGGVLYRKTMEDIIPGFYKEAPVERPIVEQRFMMLDKESAINFSYKGMEWAQEPYNNFTVLRAKFDQWFADKAVQAGALLLNETVALECIVENGKVAGIRTDRPDGDVYADVVVLADGVNSLLAKSLGFHKEFRPDEVALAVMEVLKLDRKIIEDRFNLEGDHGCTIEIFGDSTKGILGTAWLYTNKDSLNIGVGTMLSGLIKHKIKPYELLDYVKNHPMIRPYLQGCEQQEYLAHLIPEGGYRSMPKIVGNGVLVVGDAAQLVNAIHREGSNMAMASGVMAAETILKAKEAGDYSVHALDSYRVNLLNSFVGQDLKKYQDATHHFEKFPQYFEQYIPMMNRAASQMFTVDGTSKWSKQKKIWSELGSAKDKWKMARDLMNAWRVMK
- a CDS encoding glycosyltransferase family 2 protein — its product is MSLPLSPLPLVSVITPSYNQGKFIRDTIDSVLSQDYPHLEHIVVDGGSTDQTLSILQEYAQRDPRFRFVSEPDNGQSHAINKGLAMAQGEIIGWLNSDDTYLPGAIRKAVHAFQQQPACGMIHGLGRVTDEAGQAYSTYPSEKADAKKLFQSCVICQPSAFIRTHVFRQMGGVNEKLQFCMDYELWMRIAKAYPIGFVGEYLANARIHGACKSATQWHSVGVPEVLKSLAKHYSAIPPGWVSYLPHYRGMAVTDLLRQLKTLRSNSTRITGMNRYVDMWAPPILRATMESDPDAPAQILLVKGKIPGVPMQLPKPFTLTALVNGALAKRFTVTRALFALEIPLDPRSLTHRIDISSTSVGAPALPQVENKPVGGYMAEDLIPLTHEETIVYRAFRN
- a CDS encoding M67 family metallopeptidase, encoding MSRTVWHEMIRHCVEERPTEACGLLSGRSGCAETIWRMENVEKSPVAFAMDSRQIQKVLQKMALKGESLVGIYHSHPTAPPVPSPEDIAYAYYPEAAYLIVSLSSPQPSLGCYRICGGRAFPLRFELR
- a CDS encoding DUF1360 domain-containing protein, giving the protein MYDISWIDLTILVLASFRLTHLIVFDEITSFLRDPFISVTFEMDAAGGMTRQLTFKGGPIRQWIGQLLSCYWCVGIWAALFIVLLYFYVPAAYPFLLLLAIAGAAAVIETRLYMG
- a CDS encoding DUF1698 domain-containing protein; its protein translation is MGRHWTNDEIVAEIQKRAWYHKITLRPGIVTPGIEQLTDLWNMTRQSRSYLSYAGKRVLDLASFDGMWSFEAEQLGASLVVATDCMQPLYQNFEFCKQILESKVLPLYNITPYKLWEGLQVLLMDDFTNGLPFPQQIYHNKFDIVQHLGLLYHLRDPLWTLSQSRSVLKTGGHLLLETACILDMNQSMMVYNGPPGKMDRIYPDDTTWWLPTVPCLIEMLRGTLFEPIPESIRTIPSGKRSHYDAGRVSLVARAIPGSAIDQKAYAELIRVFRNPGLVPDYL
- a CDS encoding peptidoglycan-binding protein, with product MNRNFTKIAAILSLSVSFTMIGQQAHAKAATFTPLKKGMNHSKVLEVEKMLDALKFDYKLKVDKLYNSYTAYNVKKFQKKYKLRQTGVVNLTTYNKLKQVYNAAQKPQKPDTKPTSPAKPSTPDQTATLKLGSTGDRVKELQKMLATLGYKVTATGTYDESTRFAVMLFQSRNKQTLTGEADAKTYSTIADQYKNHKPDANPSQPSAPSQNNNNNTSNNNNHSSQNSGSGQNSNAQVPLPSELTADEKEMVQLVNQERASRGLAPYQVDLQLTKVARVKAQEMVDKGYFSHTSPTYGSPFQMMDTFGIGYIAAAENIAQNPTVSGAHQMFMNSSGHKANILSGTYDYVGIAVVNGGPYGKTFVQMFLKK
- a CDS encoding 4Fe-4S dicluster domain-containing protein, translated to MENLPKGQSIEEKQYLVRFKADTQSHLHVLSADVCATQCPDKLCTIFCPAEVYKWEEVRMHVGYEGCHECGSCRIGCPYENIKWEYPKGGHGIIFRLG